CATTAATTACTGAACATCATATGATTTCTATTGTTTTTCAATGGCATACTGCCATTAACATAAAGCTAAAATAATCTCTCACTATGGGCAAAACAGCTGCACATTTTCCAAAAGCAGtagatagttttttttatatgtagaCTCCGTTCTCAAGTAAAGAGCACTATCCATGCTCACCTTCACAAAATAAACATCACATATAAATGACGAGATCACAAGATATTAAGCTGATCGAATACAAGTTCTAAAAACAAAAGCCGAATCTTGCTAGGTAGGACATTCAAACAAAAAGACCAGCTGGTTGAAAAAATTACTTAAGAACATAGGCTATCCAAAAGTTAATAAAAACAGCAGAATCATAGTATCCAAGTGGTCTTTAATCAAACGCAAAACATCTTAAACAACTAGGATTTTACTAGGACTATGAACTCCTACGACAGGATGTGCATCAGAACAAGACATATCGTCTGGCCCAGAACCATCCTGTCATTTTGTTCAATCACCTTTAAAAGCTTCTACCTCTTCCGGCACCCGCTTGAATTTCAAGCATTGAACTTTGCGACCGCAAAGCAATCAAGAGTTTCAGAGAAAGTACAAAGTTCCTATGATGAGTTGTGGAACAAACAGAAAATACAAAGTTCAGAAGTGGAAAACTTAGCCATCAAttgcaatttcaaaatgtaATCACTGAATATGACTCTTACAACTACACCTCCAACCCCAAAGCTTCATTTCTAATTCAATTTAACTTTGCACAAAAGGCACCCTGTTTAACTGATATATGTATACATGCGttcattcataaaaataaacataccTAAGCCATTGGCATCAGAGCCCGGCATGATCTTCAGCCTTTTGCATGAGTCAAAAAACAATCCTATAACAAACCAAGTTGCTGTGAGAGTTAGGAACATACTTTGCAGCATGACAGAATAATCTTCTGTTCATCAACAATAGAAACAGtttattcaaaacaaatattaataTGTAATCATTTTCACAAGATTATGCACCTTAAATATTTGTGGATTCTAATTTATCATGGACTTGAATTATTTGACTTGAGACTTTCAAGTCATTCTTGACAAAAATCCTCTCTTTTTGATCTCCATCTCCCCCATTGATTGAATGTGCACGAAATTGGTCGAAACTAAGCGGAGCGTTCCTCATCATTGCTACGTGTTGGCCTTTATTGGGCTTTTTGGAGGATCAACGCCCATTGATTGGGAAACAATCTACGCGTAAtggctttttatttttggacccaATCTACGCGTAAAGGCTTGAACGCAGCTTTTATTGACAAAGATATTAAACGCAACTTTCTCAACGACCACTTCCATTCAGTATTTAGACAACATTAAATTGTCTGGTGGATCTACATTGGAGTTTGGAAAGAACTATAACATCTGAATGATAGCCATTTAGTGCCACAGAAAATTAAACTACAAAAATAGTACTagactattcaaaaaaaaaaaaaaaattgctaattcCCTGGATCTTATAAGATTTGGGTCTTCCTAAAACAAGTAATTACCCTTTTTGATAAGTGGTTGGACAGACTTGAttgtccaatttttatttgatcagatGGATCTCATAAGTGATATTTCACAATCACCTAttcgaattctcttaaattcagtTATATAATTTGATAGGATTATGATCCTCCAATGTCACCATCAACTATTCTTGATAATgcattttcttgtcttttcttttcttttttaaaaaaatgaagctcTCTAAACACTAAAATGATATCAAATTCAACTGCATAATTaacttttgttcttcttcttttaaaaagatAGAGATAattgaaaattacaaaaacggaATTAACTAAATTCAAGTCAAACTCAAACAGAATGAAGATGTCAATGGTACATAGACTTAGATTTCAAGCGAAACAGGctcaaaatcaataataaaatcacTAATCAAATGAGAAAAGAATCATGCCAAGAACCTCTCAATCCGCCTGAGTTCTTTCGTAACATTCACCATTGTCGGCCTTATCTCTGGATCGTACTCTGTGCATGTTAGACCAAGCTCTAGCACAGCTTGCAATTGCGGCTCCAAACCAGCTCCTCCTTCCTCCTCCAAGATTGCAGGATCCACAATCTCATTTAGAGCACGATTTCTCAAAGAATCCACCAACTTTTCATGGCCTTCAAGAGAATTATTCTTCCGCATGTCAATGTTTTCAGAAGCTAATTCCGCCTCTTGACCATAATTATACTGTCCAGTTAAAATATGTAATAGAACCATACCGAAGCTATAGACATCAGTTTTCTCTGTTATCATATTTGTCAATAAATAGATAGGGCATAAGAAACCCTGAGTCCCACACACCTCATCCTCCACGTGAGTTTTACCCTCAGGAAttgaaatagaaaatgaaaaatctgCGAGTTTGGGAACATCATACTGGTGTAATAAGATATTTTGCGGTTTTATATCTCTATGAATGATGGGTCTGGAGAAGGCAGTGTGGAGATATGCAATTGCATGAGCAATCTGTCTTGCAATCTTTAACCTGCTCTGCCACACCATAGGCGTACCTTTTCGTTTAGAGATATAAATTCGATCGGCAAGGACTCCATTTTGAGCATATTCATACACTCTAGTCGGAATCGAAGTCTCGAGACAGCATCCTACCagtttttgaatatttttgtgAGCGCTCATCTTTGCAGAAATACCTATATCCATTAGGGCCC
Above is a genomic segment from Alnus glutinosa chromosome 12, dhAlnGlut1.1, whole genome shotgun sequence containing:
- the LOC133851713 gene encoding serine/threonine-protein kinase ZRK1-like, which translates into the protein MLPKKLNIAAALVGHRRKKREEERERKRAFLENGGLVLEKLVASCNGRPIPIRTFSYQDLILATNNFDHRLILHEDEDSGFQVYKGSFEGRILCIKSYNRKMSSPKGWALMDIGISAKMSAHKNIQKLVGCCLETSIPTRVYEYAQNGVLADRIYISKRKGTPMVWQSRLKIARQIAHAIAYLHTAFSRPIIHRDIKPQNILLHQYDVPKLADFSFSISIPEGKTHVEDEVCGTQGFLCPIYLLTNMITEKTDVYSFGMVLLHILTGQYNYGQEAELASENIDMRKNNSLEGHEKLVDSLRNRALNEIVDPAILEEEGGAGLEPQLQAVLELGLTCTEYDPEIRPTMVNVTKELRRIERFLA